A stretch of DNA from Coccidioides posadasii str. Silveira chromosome 4, complete sequence:
GCAGATATGCTACAGTATGCTATCATATCCTCCTGCCCGGGGATATCTATGCGACTATCATCAAATAGGGCTGACCGTCTTCCCCAGGCAATATTTTGATGATCTCAGAGGGACAAAGCGGCGTAGACAATGTGTATTCTCTCAGAGATGGTATGTCTAGCTACACCCGACCTATTAGCCGGCTTCTGGCCAGAATAAAGCCCGGATGAAAGGCTAACATCCACGGTATTCTGCCCACCTCCTCAGGTATTCTTAGATTAGAACTAGATAAGAGTTCATACGAACGAGCGGGCCTTGTCGGAAAATCCGTTCGTAGTGGAGGCAAAAAGCATGTAGCATCAAGATATGGTACGTTCCGGACTCCTGGATTATGTCCTTTTTCCATACGCGTCTATATAGTAGCTAACTATACAAAACTAAGTTGTGGAAATCAATCTCCGCCTGCCTTCTATGCTCCACGGCAAAAAGGGATTCGAGCGCATTGTATGGGCTTTCAAAAATGTTCTTAACGAGTCCCTTACATGGCTGTTCAGCGATTTATCCCCGTCCTCAGATCTATCAGGTCAAGGTCAAACTCCTCCCCATATCTACAGGTTTACTTTGTTTCTTGAAGGGTGCCCGATGCTGACATTGTCTTAGATGCTCCCATCAAAAGGCATTCACCACAAATCTTCTCGTGCACCTCAACAAAGTCACCTTTCCAAAATGTCCTAACTCCACCATTTACACCATCCACTTTTCAGGCAGAAAGTGAGCAAGCAATATCAGAACTCTCGGATACCTGCGTTGAAATTCAGGAATGGCTTGCGCTGGCCTTCCTAGGAACTCCACGCCTCAACGCGGATGACTCGATAGATCCATATCTTAGTCGATACTCGGTGCCCAATAAAGAGAACTGTACTTCCTCGAACCTCGTGAAACTCACCTGGAAAGGATTGCTTCCAAGTCATTGGATCGCACAGTTACTCATCGCCACGCTGTAAGTTAAATCAAAAACCTAATTAAACTCGGAACCCGACTGATATGGACTTTCCAAAAGACGCAGTACTGCGGGGTCGGACTCCTGGTTTGCAATATCTTCACACGCACTTGGCAAGGAGGCGGTTGAAGGCAAAGATGGGTATATGATATTGGCACCTCCTTGTCATAAAGCTGATAATACAGAAGATAACGCTTTGAAATCGGACCAGAAACAGCCACGGAGGAAATTTGTTTGCTGGGAGTACGTTGGCTGCCCGTGGTCAGCCTCTTGATTGCGTTGCCTCGACTTTCGTATGATTTATAGTCACATCGATAAAGATGGCCGGAACGTGAAGTCAAAGTTTCATCTGGATAGAGCCCTAAAAAGAATAAATGGATTTGTCCAAAAGCCCCCTTTTACGGAGCGTCATGCAACCAAATGCGTAGTTACCAGCCAAAGTCCAACCCAACGGAGTACAGCGAGAAGAAATAGACGACTTATCCAAGCAAATCATGATATACATCCCTCAACACGGGTCTCCTCCCTACCATCTTCGCAGCATGTGTCTCCTTACCTCCAAGCTTTTCAGCCTTCCTACAGCCCATCCCAAACAAACCACTTTCGTTCCTCATCGGACCAAGCACCGTCCGAGACTGCCTCTTGACAGGACTCCTCTTTATAGGACTCTGCCCCTTCTTCTTTGGACTCACAGGTTTACTCTTTGTTCTCTGTGGACTCACCTGCGTAAACGCAGGTTCCTCAAAAACATGACTCTCTACCGCTGTCGGGGGCAAATCATAACACCAACCTTTCCCATCCATAAGCTTAACAAACCTATCCAGCAATTCATTCCCCTCTCGAAGCGTGGTCTTGCTGCCCACAATAAGGAATTTGGTCCGCGCCCGTGTGAATGCAACGTTAACCCGTCGCCAATCCCGGAGTAATTCGCCCACATTGTTCTCTGCATTGCTTCGTACGCAGCTCATGATAATCACTTCTTTATCGCGTCCCTGGAAGCGGTCGGCCGTATGCATCTCAAGCTCAGGAAGATGACGGCGTAGGTTCT
This window harbors:
- a CDS encoding uncharacterized protein (EggNog:ENOG410PPRK~COG:A~BUSCO:8271at33183) codes for the protein MFDIDDSALDKEKCYTTIGELPHYLDPKQPPTRKSPFSTVSRHCFVHSTELILPEEIYQAAWDSIANKISICQYAKVFMSLSDILDGEFFNKYIKIGNILMISEGQSGVDNVYSLRDGILRLELDKSSYERAGLVGKSVRSGGKKHVASRYVVEINLRLPSMLHGKKGFERIVWAFKNVLNESLTWLFSDLSPSSDLSGQDAPIKRHSPQIFSCTSTKSPFQNVLTPPFTPSTFQAESEQAISELSDTCVEIQEWLALAFLGTPRLNADDSIDPYLSRYSVPNKENCTSSNLVKLTWKGLLPSHWIAQLLIATLRSTAGSDSWFAISSHALGKEAVEGKDGYMILAPPCHKADNTEDNALKSDQKQPRRKFVCWEYVGCPWSAS